Proteins encoded within one genomic window of Alphaproteobacteria bacterium HT1-32:
- a CDS encoding exodeoxyribonuclease VII small subunit produces the protein MAEQVIPEDIAKMSFEDALSELENIVRKLEKGEAKLDESITDYERGAALKAHCDRKLSEAQERVEKISQRADGTVSAEPAKFD, from the coding sequence ATGGCAGAGCAAGTGATACCTGAAGACATTGCAAAAATGAGCTTTGAAGATGCATTGTCTGAACTGGAAAACATCGTGCGAAAGCTGGAAAAAGGCGAGGCGAAGCTTGATGAGTCGATCACCGACTATGAGCGTGGCGCTGCCCTGAAAGCCCATTGTGACCGGAAGCTTTCGGAAGCACAGGAACGCGTCGAAAAAATATCTCAGCGCGCCGATGGAACAGTGTCTGCTGAACCGGCGAAATTTGACTGA